A genomic window from Candidatus Methylacidiphilum fumarolicum includes:
- a CDS encoding translocation/assembly module TamB domain-containing protein, translated as MYKNLAYLVVILSLLFIGLIVSFFSIIDGYISSQGFRTFLSRKITEAIKVEGSFEPLHLQGNLLLTDKYTGRGEPSSPIGSIVGSNIECQLLLRKIFSGSWYIEQLNVNTLEIAFKEQFPKELSTGSPNPSLASYSEAASPHKEAFYQNLIPKKVELKKIVINNCTLKWPKQIAGGGKLYNMSVELLKSSGTDMWTAQGKGGRLTFGSLDPLIIKELFLKIFSDGLYISKCVVVSEPHGQIEANGEWKWASKEKNMELTLHSLPLPLFLPASWKGKIDGDINGKTFLSQSPTMETSLEGTIYLKNGVIEALPLLASLALLGTTNRLPIDTGKATLFISKSKTELSNIEMECKGKIRIEGQIEVIGDQLHGKLFTGINPGQLEFLPGAKEKVFSQEKNGYQWTTVNISGSLQDPKEDLSPRLTAAATETIKESAGQIIQSALDFIKKMQKKSPSN; from the coding sequence ATGTACAAGAATTTAGCTTATTTGGTTGTAATACTCTCATTGCTTTTCATAGGCCTCATCGTGAGCTTTTTTTCTATCATAGATGGCTATATTTCAAGTCAAGGGTTTAGAACATTTCTTTCTCGAAAAATCACCGAAGCCATTAAGGTAGAAGGGAGTTTTGAGCCATTGCATCTACAGGGAAATCTCCTCCTAACTGATAAATATACCGGTAGAGGAGAACCATCCAGTCCCATCGGAAGCATAGTCGGATCCAACATCGAATGCCAGCTTTTGCTACGAAAAATTTTTTCTGGTTCTTGGTACATAGAACAGCTCAATGTAAACACTCTAGAAATCGCCTTTAAAGAACAATTTCCTAAAGAACTTTCCACTGGCTCTCCAAATCCATCATTAGCCTCATATAGTGAAGCTGCCTCTCCGCATAAAGAAGCTTTTTATCAAAATTTGATCCCCAAAAAAGTGGAATTGAAGAAGATTGTCATCAACAACTGCACTTTAAAATGGCCTAAACAAATCGCTGGAGGGGGCAAGCTTTACAATATGTCCGTAGAGCTCTTAAAATCCTCTGGGACGGATATGTGGACAGCTCAAGGAAAAGGAGGACGTCTTACTTTCGGTTCTTTGGATCCACTCATAATAAAAGAGCTATTCCTAAAAATTTTTTCCGATGGACTCTATATCTCCAAGTGTGTTGTGGTTAGTGAACCTCATGGCCAGATAGAAGCCAATGGCGAATGGAAGTGGGCAAGCAAAGAAAAAAATATGGAATTGACTTTACACTCCCTGCCACTGCCCCTCTTTCTGCCTGCATCGTGGAAAGGAAAAATAGATGGGGATATCAATGGGAAAACTTTCTTAAGCCAGTCTCCAACAATGGAGACTTCTCTTGAGGGGACTATTTATTTGAAAAATGGAGTGATCGAAGCCCTTCCCTTGTTAGCTTCTTTAGCCCTTCTAGGGACAACAAACAGGCTACCTATTGATACAGGCAAAGCAACCCTTTTTATTTCAAAAAGCAAAACGGAACTTTCCAATATCGAAATGGAATGTAAAGGAAAAATCAGAATAGAAGGTCAAATCGAAGTGATAGGAGATCAACTTCATGGAAAGCTCTTTACAGGGATTAATCCAGGCCAACTTGAATTCCTACCTGGAGCTAAAGAAAAGGTTTTTTCCCAAGAAAAGAACGGCTATCAATGGACCACGGTGAATATTAGTGGCTCCCTCCAAGATCCTAAAGAAGACCTCAGCCCAAGGCTTACTGCAGCGGCCACAGAAACAATTAAAGAAAGTGCAGGTCAAATTATCCAATCGGCTCTCGATTTTATAAAAAAAATGCAAAAGAAAAGC